In one Silene latifolia isolate original U9 population chromosome 10, ASM4854445v1, whole genome shotgun sequence genomic region, the following are encoded:
- the LOC141607235 gene encoding uncharacterized protein LOC141607235: protein MTGDDKLKGGTSGPKTIPMTSSLYLHPSDNPNLTLTQIVFNGNNYDLWSEAVKNGLDAKNKLTFIQGKVKKPEDDDDDENIELVAWRQCQAMLRAWLRNVIDEKLHPSITFSGPVNKIWEELRARYSAGNAPRVHQLKQDLNECKQGKDSVVEYYTRLKTIWDELANYSTIKGCTCGAAASIAKEREEEKVHQFLMGLDSKLYRNIRTNLLMEEPIASLNRAYGLILREERHASITEVKEDKIEAAMAVKGYGGKGSGGYTKDDVEEGDLPPPPQCTDCGKYYHTEENCYDKHGYEEVKVRERGRGRR from the coding sequence ATGACTGGTGATGATAAACTTAAGGGTGGAACGAGTGGTCCAAAGACCATTCCTATGACatcttctctttatcttcatCCCTCGGACAATCCGAATCTTACGCTTACGCAGATCGTTTTCAATGGCAATAACTACGATTTGTGGTCAGAGGCCGTTAAAAACGGACTCGATGCGAAAAATAAATTAACCTTCATTCAAGGGAAGGTTAAAAAACCcgaggatgacgatgatgacgaAAATATTGAATTGGTTGCTTGGAGACAATGTCAAGCGATGCTAAGGGCTTGGCTACGTAATGTTATTGATGAAAAATTGCACCCGAGCATTACTTTTTCGGGTCCAGTAAACAAGATTTGGGAGGAATTGCGTGCGAGGTACTCAGCAGGCAACGCACCCCGAGTACATCAATTGAAACAAGACCTCAATGAGTGCAAACAGGGGAAGGATTCCGTGGTCGAGTATTATACGCGACTCAAAACGATATGGGATGAACTCGCCAATTATAGCACAATAAAAGGATGTACTTGTGGCGCGGCTGCTTCAATTGCCAAAGAGCGAGAAGAAGAAAAGGTTCATCAGTTTCTTATGGGATTAGACTCGAAGCTGTATCGAAATATAAGGACTAATCTATTAATGGAGGAACCAATTGCATCTCTAAATCGAGCCTATGGTCTAATTTTGAGAGAAGAAAGACATGCCTCGATAACTGAAGTTAAAGAGGACAAGATCGAAGCAGCCATGGCAGTGAAAGGCTATGGAGGAAAGGGAAGCGGTGGCTACACTAAAGATGATGTCGAAGAAGGAGacctgccaccaccaccacagtGTACTGATTGTGGAAAATATTACCACACTGAGGAAAATTGTTACGATAAACATGGGTACGAAGAAGTTAAAGTGCGTGAAAGAGGACGTGGAAGAAGATGA